In Phragmitibacter flavus, the following are encoded in one genomic region:
- a CDS encoding DUF5722 domain-containing protein, producing MLLRFLLFSAFTTSLIAQDPTPFPTTDSIKGLQVQMVDDALSLGIRHAALNVSLGQMMATAADPNPTIFLHHGQQHRINTAYLQQLDAQIKPLSDHHVLVYLILLAYPTKDPVRDQLLLHPNARPDGKYTIAAFNTVTPEGRDNYSALAAFLASRYSGANPTSGRVWGYIIGNEVNSQWIWYNLGKMPVDQAAGNYHEAVRLAHDAIRPHSAHARVYLSFDHHWNASMPNISDQESYPAKTFIDHFARIARESPSGDFEWHIAHHPYPDDLGNPRTWLDKNAWPTDNSPHITFKNLGVATQYMTRPELLWNGKPRRIILSEQGIHCLATPDGEDLQAAGFAYAWEQTTRQPGIDAMIWHRHVDHAHEGGLRLGLWENKPNSIADPHRPRRIHDLFKKAGTDQWPATTQFALPLIGIPGWQDLQ from the coding sequence ATGCTTCTTCGTTTCCTGCTGTTCTCCGCCTTTACGACTTCGCTGATCGCGCAAGACCCCACGCCGTTCCCCACCACCGACAGCATCAAAGGCCTCCAGGTTCAGATGGTCGACGACGCCCTCAGCCTCGGCATCCGCCACGCTGCTCTCAACGTCAGCCTGGGCCAGATGATGGCCACTGCCGCCGATCCAAATCCGACGATCTTTCTTCACCACGGTCAGCAACACCGCATCAATACCGCCTACCTCCAGCAGCTCGACGCCCAAATTAAACCGCTCTCTGATCACCACGTCCTCGTCTACCTCATCCTCCTTGCCTACCCCACCAAGGACCCCGTTCGAGATCAACTCCTCCTTCATCCCAACGCCCGTCCCGACGGCAAATACACCATTGCCGCCTTCAACACCGTTACTCCCGAAGGTCGGGACAACTACAGCGCCCTCGCCGCCTTCCTCGCTTCCCGTTACAGTGGAGCCAATCCAACCTCCGGCCGCGTCTGGGGCTACATCATCGGCAACGAAGTCAATTCTCAGTGGATCTGGTATAACCTCGGCAAAATGCCGGTCGACCAGGCCGCCGGAAACTATCACGAAGCTGTCCGCCTCGCCCACGACGCCATCCGACCCCACTCCGCCCACGCCCGCGTCTACCTCTCCTTTGATCACCACTGGAACGCCTCCATGCCTAACATCAGCGATCAAGAATCCTACCCCGCCAAAACCTTCATCGACCATTTCGCCCGCATCGCCCGTGAATCCCCATCCGGCGACTTCGAATGGCACATCGCCCACCACCCCTATCCCGACGACCTCGGCAATCCGCGAACCTGGCTCGACAAAAATGCCTGGCCCACTGACAACTCGCCCCACATCACCTTCAAAAACCTCGGCGTCGCCACCCAATACATGACCCGCCCCGAACTGCTCTGGAACGGCAAACCCCGCCGCATCATCCTCAGCGAACAAGGCATCCACTGCCTCGCCACCCCCGATGGCGAAGACCTGCAGGCCGCCGGTTTCGCCTACGCCTGGGAACAAACCACCCGCCAGCCCGGCATCGACGCCATGATCTGGCACCGCCATGTCGACCATGCCCACGAAGGCGGCCTGCGCCTCGGCCTCTGGGAAAACAAGCCCAACTCCATCGCCGATCCCCACCGACCCCGCCGCATCCACGACCTCTTCAAAAAAGCCGGCACCGATCAATGGCCCGCCACCACCCAATTTGCCCTTCCCCTCATCGGCATCCCAGGTTGGCAAGACCTCCAATAA
- a CDS encoding sugar phosphate isomerase/epimerase family protein has product MANIQFGSQVYTWFMQGTGKGYDNKLDHMIKIAAQAGFTGIEPMVLEISESALGCGKYWLGDFCDPKRLKDALDEHNIKLAGLALVCAFDDDQLRPGEIEALDFTIDLLKHFPGSMLGTVTLPSGRTNDLQRRRLNVAKNINEVSKRGTDAGLKCSYHPNSPPASIVRTQEDYDVVLSSLDPKVTGWTPDVGHIIRGGMDVIATLNKWSHLVNHIHYKDYSGNGPEPWSQMGTGKLDFHKITEWLVQHKYEGWIICEDEAHIAVEDPDGVTIQNGQWCKENLVPLVG; this is encoded by the coding sequence ATGGCAAACATTCAATTCGGATCACAAGTCTACACCTGGTTCATGCAGGGCACCGGCAAAGGCTACGACAACAAGCTCGATCACATGATCAAAATCGCCGCCCAGGCAGGTTTCACCGGCATCGAACCGATGGTGCTCGAGATTTCCGAAAGCGCCCTCGGCTGCGGCAAATACTGGCTCGGCGATTTCTGCGACCCCAAACGCCTCAAAGACGCGCTCGACGAACACAACATCAAACTCGCCGGACTTGCCCTCGTCTGCGCGTTTGACGACGATCAGCTCCGCCCCGGCGAAATCGAAGCGCTCGACTTCACCATCGACCTCCTCAAACATTTCCCTGGCTCCATGCTCGGCACCGTCACCCTCCCCAGCGGTCGCACCAATGACCTGCAACGCCGTCGCCTCAACGTCGCCAAAAACATCAACGAAGTCTCCAAACGCGGCACCGATGCCGGCCTCAAGTGTTCCTACCACCCCAACAGCCCTCCGGCCTCCATCGTTCGCACCCAGGAAGACTACGACGTCGTCCTCAGCAGTCTTGATCCCAAAGTCACCGGCTGGACCCCTGACGTCGGCCACATCATTCGCGGCGGCATGGACGTCATCGCCACCCTCAACAAATGGTCGCACCTGGTGAACCACATTCACTACAAAGACTACTCCGGCAACGGTCCTGAGCCCTGGTCACAAATGGGCACCGGCAAGCTCGACTTCCACAAGATCACCGAATGGCTCGTCCAGCACAAATACGAAGGCTGGATCATCTGTGAAGACGAAGCCCACATCGCCGTCGAAGACCCCGATGGTGTCACCATCCAGAACGGTCAGTGGTGCAAGGAAAACTTGGTGCCTCTGGTCGGCTAA
- a CDS encoding SRPBCC family protein, whose protein sequence is MEHTLETNFELSLPPEAVFDFFSDASNLQRITPPELEIKILTPEPILMQRDTVIEYRLKLLGVPYGWTTHISGWQPPICFVDEQTRGPFKKWVHLHAFEPTEKGTRVRDVVTYRLRFPPFGQMVQPLVHAHLKRIFAYRQKAIVAELAKAD, encoded by the coding sequence ATGGAACACACGTTGGAAACCAATTTTGAACTGTCTTTGCCGCCCGAAGCGGTCTTTGATTTCTTCTCTGATGCATCCAATCTCCAGCGCATCACGCCGCCGGAACTGGAGATCAAGATTTTGACTCCCGAGCCCATCCTGATGCAGCGGGACACAGTGATTGAATATCGGCTAAAGCTGCTGGGGGTGCCATACGGCTGGACTACGCATATTTCGGGATGGCAGCCGCCAATTTGTTTTGTGGACGAGCAGACACGGGGACCATTCAAAAAATGGGTGCATCTTCATGCGTTTGAACCTACGGAAAAAGGAACCCGGGTGCGTGATGTGGTGACGTATCGGCTGCGCTTTCCGCCATTTGGCCAAATGGTGCAGCCGCTGGTGCACGCTCATTTGAAGCGGATCTTCGCCTATCGGCAAAAGGCGATAGTGGCGGAGCTGGCGAAGGCGGACTAA
- a CDS encoding NADPH-dependent assimilatory sulfite reductase hemoprotein subunit, producing MSETEKKLSANEGIKTRSNYLRGTIEEGLADLSTGALSEDDQQLIKFHGSYQQDDRDLRADRRKHRLDKAYSFMLRIRVPGGVATSHQWLETDRMAEQYANGTIKLTTRQAFQLHGIIKTNLKRTIKEINDTAMDTIAACGDVNRNVMCNPNPFLSSVHADVLKTAQDISAHLTPATRAYHEIWLDGEKIQSSEEEQEPIYGKTYLPRKFKITIAVPPSNDVDIFANCLSFIAIVENGKLVGYNVAVGGGMGSTHGNEDTFPRLADVIGFCTVEQAVDVAEKVVLVQRDFGDRTDRKHSRFKYTVNDRGEEWILAKLNEYLGYDLEPVRPYEFKDNGDRFGWVEDEVGNFHYTLFVEGGRVLDVPGYPMRTGLREIAKMHDGDFRLTANQNVVIANVSAKKRAEVEALLEKYGMHRSHERSALRLSSIACVALPTCALALAEAERYLPEVVTRLEETLEDVGLRHDAITVRMTGCPNGCGRPFISEIGFVGRGPDRYNVYLGGGHAGQRLSKLYRQDVEADDVQALLAPILQRYAKEREEGEHFGDFVIRAGYVTATVQGNDFHKNIKAEAIPVG from the coding sequence ATGTCTGAGACTGAAAAAAAATTGTCGGCCAATGAAGGGATCAAAACCCGGTCGAATTATCTGCGTGGAACCATCGAAGAAGGTTTGGCGGACCTGTCGACGGGTGCATTGAGTGAAGATGATCAGCAGTTGATCAAGTTTCATGGGAGTTATCAACAAGATGACCGCGATCTGCGTGCGGACCGTCGCAAACATCGTCTGGACAAGGCGTATTCGTTCATGCTGCGCATTCGGGTGCCGGGTGGAGTGGCGACGTCTCATCAGTGGCTGGAGACGGATCGCATGGCGGAGCAGTATGCGAATGGAACGATCAAACTGACTACGCGTCAGGCGTTTCAATTGCACGGTATCATCAAGACCAATTTGAAGCGCACGATCAAGGAGATCAATGATACGGCGATGGATACGATCGCGGCTTGCGGCGATGTGAACCGCAACGTGATGTGCAACCCGAATCCGTTTCTATCTAGCGTTCATGCGGACGTGTTGAAGACCGCGCAGGATATTTCAGCGCACCTTACTCCGGCCACGCGGGCTTATCATGAGATCTGGCTCGACGGGGAGAAAATCCAGAGCAGCGAAGAGGAACAGGAGCCGATTTATGGGAAGACTTATCTTCCTCGTAAGTTCAAGATCACCATCGCAGTGCCGCCGAGCAATGATGTGGATATCTTTGCGAACTGCTTGTCGTTCATCGCGATTGTCGAAAACGGCAAGCTGGTGGGTTACAACGTGGCGGTGGGTGGCGGCATGGGCTCGACGCATGGCAACGAAGACACGTTCCCAAGATTGGCGGATGTGATTGGGTTTTGCACCGTGGAACAAGCGGTCGATGTCGCGGAGAAAGTGGTGCTGGTGCAGCGTGACTTTGGGGATCGCACGGATCGTAAACATTCGCGGTTTAAATACACGGTGAATGATCGCGGGGAGGAGTGGATCCTTGCGAAGTTGAACGAGTATCTGGGTTATGACCTGGAGCCGGTGCGGCCTTATGAATTTAAGGACAATGGCGACCGGTTTGGATGGGTCGAGGATGAAGTCGGCAATTTCCATTACACGCTGTTTGTTGAAGGCGGCCGGGTGCTTGATGTGCCGGGTTATCCGATGCGCACGGGATTGCGGGAGATCGCGAAGATGCATGATGGGGATTTCCGTCTGACGGCGAACCAGAATGTCGTGATCGCGAACGTTTCGGCGAAGAAACGCGCGGAAGTGGAGGCACTTTTGGAGAAGTATGGGATGCACCGCAGTCATGAGCGCAGTGCGTTGCGTTTGTCATCGATTGCCTGTGTGGCGCTGCCAACTTGTGCTTTGGCTTTGGCTGAAGCGGAGCGGTATTTGCCTGAGGTAGTGACGCGATTGGAAGAGACGCTGGAAGATGTGGGATTGCGTCACGATGCGATCACCGTGCGGATGACAGGCTGCCCAAATGGTTGCGGCAGGCCGTTCATCTCGGAGATTGGTTTTGTGGGTCGCGGTCCGGATCGGTATAACGTCTATCTTGGCGGTGGTCATGCGGGGCAGAGGCTCAGCAAGCTGTATCGTCAGGATGTGGAGGCGGATGATGTCCAGGCTTTGCTGGCACCGATTCTTCAACGTTACGCAAAGGAACGGGAAGAGGGTGAGCATTTTGGCGATTTCGTGATCCGTGCGGGTTATGTGACGGCGACCGTCCAAGGCAACGATTTCCACAAGAACATCAAAGCCGAGGCGATTCCGGTGGGTTGA
- a CDS encoding cation:proton antiporter codes for MPHNIDLILTLTGGLTAALVLGFITQKLKLSPIVGYLLAGVVVGPYTPGFVGDKGLSEQFAEIGVILLMFGVGLHFHLKDLMAVRRVAVPGAVVQIAVATALGAGVTHFFGWSWTAGMVFGMAISVASTVVLTRVLSDNRALHTPTGHIAIGWLIVEDLFTILALVLLPAIFVTGANASGGGAGVWMTLGISLIKLTLLVVFTLVAGQKIIPWFLGYVARTGSRDLFTLAVLSLALGIAVGSVKFFGASMPLGAFLAGMVVGQSEFSARAASDALPMRDAFAVLFFVSVGMQFDPGALREGWPLMLATTGIVIIGKPLAALLVVLAFKKPIASALAISVALAQIGEFSFILGALAVNTLKIMPPEAIHAMVFAAVVSITLNPLLYKGIAPLTRWLQSKGYAKVATPADVEGGPVLDEEKHHAIVVGYGPVGQTLCRILDDNNIQPVILEMNIETVRKLRAEGLHAVYGDATSREILHHAGIETAQGLIIAASNLPVHEVVQVAREMKPDIRILLRTTYLKEAKALDDEGIRVFSGEGEIALSMTAHLMHELGATDEQIDRERGRVRAELF; via the coding sequence ATGCCGCATAACATTGACCTGATTTTGACACTAACGGGAGGGCTGACGGCTGCGTTGGTTCTGGGATTCATCACACAGAAATTGAAGCTTTCGCCGATTGTGGGTTATCTGCTGGCGGGGGTGGTGGTCGGGCCCTATACGCCTGGGTTTGTGGGTGACAAGGGGTTGTCGGAGCAGTTCGCGGAGATCGGGGTGATTTTGTTGATGTTTGGGGTGGGGTTGCATTTCCACCTGAAGGATCTGATGGCGGTGCGCAGGGTGGCGGTCCCGGGAGCGGTGGTGCAGATTGCTGTGGCGACCGCGCTGGGAGCGGGAGTAACTCATTTTTTTGGATGGTCGTGGACGGCAGGGATGGTGTTTGGAATGGCGATCTCGGTGGCAAGCACGGTGGTGCTGACGCGGGTGCTGTCGGACAATCGGGCGTTGCACACGCCAACGGGACACATTGCGATCGGGTGGTTGATCGTGGAGGATCTATTTACGATTTTGGCGCTGGTGTTGCTGCCTGCGATTTTTGTGACCGGGGCTAATGCGAGCGGTGGCGGGGCGGGAGTGTGGATGACCTTGGGGATTTCGTTGATCAAGCTGACGTTGCTGGTGGTGTTTACCCTGGTCGCCGGGCAAAAAATCATTCCGTGGTTTTTGGGGTATGTGGCGAGGACCGGATCGCGGGATTTGTTCACGCTGGCGGTGCTGTCGCTGGCACTGGGCATTGCGGTGGGGTCGGTAAAGTTTTTTGGGGCTTCGATGCCTTTGGGAGCATTCCTGGCGGGGATGGTGGTGGGGCAGTCGGAGTTCAGTGCACGTGCGGCGTCGGACGCGTTGCCGATGCGTGACGCGTTTGCGGTGCTGTTTTTTGTATCGGTGGGCATGCAGTTTGACCCCGGTGCGCTGCGGGAGGGATGGCCGTTGATGCTGGCAACGACAGGCATTGTGATCATTGGCAAGCCCCTTGCGGCCCTGTTGGTCGTGCTGGCGTTTAAGAAGCCGATCGCGTCGGCATTGGCGATTTCGGTGGCCTTGGCGCAGATTGGTGAGTTCTCATTTATCCTTGGCGCATTGGCGGTGAATACCTTGAAGATCATGCCGCCTGAAGCGATCCACGCGATGGTGTTTGCTGCGGTGGTTTCGATCACGCTCAATCCCCTCCTTTACAAGGGGATCGCGCCATTGACGCGCTGGTTGCAGTCGAAGGGTTATGCGAAAGTGGCGACACCGGCCGATGTGGAGGGTGGGCCGGTGTTGGATGAGGAAAAGCATCACGCCATTGTGGTGGGTTATGGTCCGGTGGGGCAGACGCTGTGCCGGATTCTTGATGACAACAACATTCAGCCGGTGATTCTTGAGATGAACATCGAAACGGTGCGCAAGCTGCGTGCCGAAGGGTTGCATGCGGTGTATGGGGATGCGACGAGTCGCGAGATTTTGCATCATGCCGGGATTGAGACCGCCCAGGGGTTGATCATTGCGGCGTCGAACCTGCCGGTGCATGAGGTGGTGCAGGTGGCGCGGGAGATGAAGCCGGACATCCGCATCTTGCTGCGCACGACGTATCTCAAGGAAGCGAAGGCCTTAGATGACGAGGGCATCCGCGTGTTCTCCGGGGAAGGCGAGATTGCGCTGTCGATGACCGCGCATTTGATGCATGAGCTCGGGGCAACGGACGAACAGATTGATCGCGAGCGAGGACGGGTGAGGGCGGAGTTGTTTTAG
- a CDS encoding CopG family transcriptional regulator codes for MTRTQIQFPDPLYQRLKEIAEQQDWSLSEVMRKAAEHFVTRFPEDPQPKAVWRFPTLDCGGDFVTDPASLRSEAEAIFQRSGS; via the coding sequence ATGACTCGGACTCAAATACAGTTTCCGGATCCGCTCTACCAGCGGCTCAAAGAAATCGCTGAGCAACAGGATTGGTCGCTCTCGGAGGTGATGCGCAAGGCGGCTGAGCATTTTGTTACTCGCTTCCCCGAAGACCCGCAGCCCAAGGCCGTATGGCGCTTTCCCACTCTTGATTGTGGGGGTGACTTTGTGACAGATCCCGCCAGCCTGCGATCGGAGGCCGAAGCCATCTTCCAGCGCTCTGGTTCATGA
- a CDS encoding assimilatory sulfite reductase (NADPH) flavoprotein subunit codes for MLPDHSPFSPEQRLTLEQLLASFSPAQRFWLAGYLSAGEASGMQVATPAAAGAATKLTIIYGTESGNSEKLADLSAKEAKKRGFQAAVKNVSDLTPTDLAKFDHLLVIVSTWGDGDPPESATSFHKEFLNASQDLSKVKYSVCALGDTSYEKFCQTGKDFDLRLEALGAERVFARQDCDVDYEEAHRTWLDGALSAFGPAKSAVPASEGSGVFGFAPLASAAAYGKKNPFNAELTERVLLNGTGTTKETWHYELSLQGSGLSYEPGDALGVVPQNAPDVVEALLKAAKLNGAETVEIKDVGSKTLTDALREDLDVTALSRPVLTKLQELTKSKKLAALLADDAKDKLRDYLWGRWIVDALIDFAPKKGITAQDLVTLLRKLPPRLYSIASSLLAHPDEVHLTVASVRYQAHGLPRKGVASTYLADLVKQGDRVGVYTHENKNFRLPASGDTPIIMVGPGTGVAPFRAFTEHRGELGHQGKSWLFFGDQRYTYDFLYQMEWQDHLKSGALNKLDVAFSRDQPEKVYVQHRMLERSKDLWAWLQEGAHFYVCGDASRMAHDVNEALLTVVEKQGGKSREAAEAYLEELKKTKRYQRDVY; via the coding sequence ATGCTTCCCGATCACTCCCCTTTCTCACCGGAACAGCGTCTCACGCTGGAACAACTGTTGGCCAGTTTTTCACCGGCTCAGCGGTTTTGGCTGGCGGGTTATTTGTCGGCAGGTGAAGCTTCGGGAATGCAGGTGGCAACTCCCGCTGCGGCAGGTGCGGCGACCAAGCTGACCATCATTTATGGGACGGAGTCGGGCAATTCAGAAAAGCTCGCGGATCTTTCGGCCAAAGAGGCAAAAAAGCGTGGGTTTCAGGCGGCGGTGAAAAACGTGTCGGATCTGACGCCAACGGATTTGGCGAAATTTGATCATCTGTTGGTGATTGTGAGCACGTGGGGTGATGGCGATCCACCGGAGAGTGCGACATCGTTTCACAAGGAGTTTTTGAACGCGTCGCAAGACTTGTCGAAGGTAAAATATTCGGTGTGCGCGTTGGGCGACACTTCGTATGAGAAATTTTGCCAGACGGGCAAGGATTTTGATTTGCGGCTTGAGGCGCTGGGCGCGGAACGGGTTTTTGCGCGTCAGGATTGCGACGTGGATTACGAAGAAGCGCATCGCACCTGGTTGGATGGCGCGTTGTCGGCATTTGGACCTGCGAAGTCGGCTGTGCCAGCGTCTGAGGGTTCGGGTGTCTTTGGATTTGCACCGCTGGCATCGGCGGCGGCATATGGCAAAAAGAATCCTTTTAATGCCGAACTGACGGAGCGGGTCTTGTTGAACGGCACGGGCACGACAAAGGAAACCTGGCATTATGAGTTGTCTTTGCAAGGTTCGGGCTTGAGTTATGAGCCCGGAGATGCGCTGGGAGTAGTTCCGCAGAACGCGCCTGATGTGGTGGAAGCCTTGTTGAAAGCGGCGAAGCTGAATGGGGCTGAGACGGTGGAGATCAAGGACGTCGGCAGCAAGACGCTGACGGATGCCCTTCGCGAAGATCTGGATGTGACGGCGTTGTCGCGTCCGGTGCTGACGAAGTTGCAGGAGTTGACCAAGTCGAAAAAGCTGGCGGCGCTGTTGGCGGATGACGCGAAGGACAAGCTGCGAGATTATTTGTGGGGTCGCTGGATTGTCGATGCGCTGATTGATTTTGCTCCCAAGAAAGGCATCACTGCACAAGACTTGGTGACGTTGTTGCGCAAGCTGCCGCCACGTTTGTATTCGATTGCTTCAAGCTTGCTGGCTCATCCGGATGAAGTGCATCTGACGGTGGCGTCGGTGCGCTATCAGGCTCACGGGTTGCCGCGCAAAGGGGTGGCTTCGACTTATCTGGCCGACTTGGTGAAACAGGGAGATCGGGTGGGCGTTTACACGCACGAAAACAAGAACTTCAGGCTGCCCGCTTCGGGAGATACCCCGATCATCATGGTTGGACCCGGGACCGGCGTGGCACCGTTCAGGGCGTTTACAGAACATCGCGGGGAACTGGGTCACCAAGGCAAGTCCTGGCTGTTTTTTGGGGATCAGCGTTACACGTATGATTTCCTTTACCAGATGGAGTGGCAGGACCATTTGAAGAGTGGCGCGCTCAACAAGCTGGATGTGGCATTTTCACGGGATCAACCTGAGAAGGTGTATGTGCAGCATCGCATGTTGGAGCGGTCCAAAGATCTTTGGGCGTGGCTTCAGGAAGGGGCGCATTTTTATGTTTGTGGTGACGCCTCGCGCATGGCTCATGATGTGAACGAGGCTCTGTTGACGGTTGTCGAAAAACAAGGCGGCAAGTCCCGTGAAGCGGCTGAGGCGTATCTTGAGGAATTGAAGAAGACAAAGCGTTATCAGCGCGATGTGTATTGA
- a CDS encoding alpha/beta hydrolase — translation MLNSSLRLLLLFSALTITVTAQENQNPSPVLSLPEMPEPVLGPDSMVKPDVPKGVLTTFTWDQSKIFPDTKRQVSVYTPANHDPKKETAVMVFQDGHSYLNLTGEFRVTTVLDNLIHAKEIPPLIAIFIDPGHKGDTKPESPWRNNNRSFEYDTLSPDYAQFLLEEILPEVSKTLRLKLTTDPEQRAICGASSGGICAWTVAWQRPDAFRKVVSSIGSFTNIRGGDAYPGMIRKTENKPIRAFFQEGINDLDNQHGSWPLGNMQMQAALKFKNYDHQFVWGHGTHNGKHAGAIFPDALRWLWRE, via the coding sequence ATGCTCAATTCATCGCTGCGTCTCCTCCTGCTTTTTTCTGCCTTGACCATCACTGTCACCGCTCAGGAAAATCAGAATCCATCTCCCGTTCTCAGCCTGCCCGAGATGCCGGAACCCGTGCTCGGACCCGACTCCATGGTGAAGCCCGACGTGCCCAAAGGCGTTCTCACCACGTTCACCTGGGACCAATCCAAAATCTTTCCTGACACCAAACGTCAGGTCAGCGTCTACACACCCGCCAACCACGATCCCAAAAAGGAAACTGCCGTCATGGTCTTTCAAGACGGCCACAGCTACCTCAACCTCACCGGCGAATTCCGCGTCACCACGGTTCTCGACAACCTCATCCACGCCAAGGAGATCCCGCCGCTCATCGCCATCTTCATTGATCCCGGACACAAAGGCGACACCAAACCCGAATCCCCTTGGCGCAACAACAACCGCAGTTTTGAATACGACACCCTCTCCCCCGACTACGCCCAATTCCTTCTTGAAGAAATTCTCCCCGAAGTCAGCAAAACCCTCCGCCTCAAACTCACCACCGACCCTGAACAACGCGCCATCTGCGGTGCCAGTTCCGGCGGCATCTGCGCATGGACCGTCGCCTGGCAACGACCCGATGCCTTCCGCAAAGTGGTCAGCTCCATCGGTTCCTTCACCAACATTCGCGGTGGCGACGCCTACCCCGGCATGATCCGCAAAACCGAAAACAAACCCATCCGCGCCTTCTTCCAAGAAGGCATCAACGACCTCGACAACCAACACGGCTCCTGGCCGCTCGGCAACATGCAGATGCAGGCCGCCCTTAAATTCAAAAACTACGACCACCAATTTGTCTGGGGTCACGGCACCCACAACGGCAAACACGCCGGTGCCATCTTCCCCGACGCCCTCCGCTGGCTCTGGCGCGAATAA
- a CDS encoding MBL fold metallo-hydrolase, which produces MSLGLSACSSYHPLADKEIYPRPLTASPGEGVKVSFFGNTTILISDGDTHLLVDGFFSRPGPVRTLLGKIAPDRVELARELKRAGISNIDAVLVGHAHHDHALDAPVVAEMTNALVMGTESYRQIHLGAGSKTDGEHLFTVPTDGEQKSFGKFVVTFRPSDHVGAHGLVQHLIEGHIKKPFKTPARFWRFKCGKVYVIHIAHPHGNLVVTTTAGAKEGQLKGFSADVVFLGVGFLDKESPLRQNRYWHETVGVTKPEMVVPVHWDNFSIKLSKGLQPAPRVAFSTRAAADVLKDKAGDDGPVVRAMDYGDSLLLRDGQVRTVSP; this is translated from the coding sequence ATGTCGCTGGGTTTGTCAGCGTGCAGTTCTTATCATCCGTTGGCGGACAAGGAGATTTATCCGCGACCGCTCACGGCAAGTCCGGGTGAAGGAGTAAAGGTTAGCTTCTTTGGCAACACCACGATTCTCATTTCAGATGGAGATACCCATTTATTGGTCGATGGGTTTTTCTCGCGGCCCGGGCCGGTGCGAACGTTGTTGGGGAAGATTGCTCCAGACAGGGTGGAGCTGGCGCGTGAGTTGAAGCGTGCGGGGATCTCGAATATCGATGCGGTGCTTGTAGGTCATGCGCATCATGATCACGCCTTGGATGCCCCAGTGGTTGCGGAAATGACAAATGCGCTGGTGATGGGGACCGAGTCTTACCGGCAGATCCATCTTGGTGCCGGGTCCAAGACGGACGGTGAACATCTCTTCACCGTTCCGACCGACGGGGAGCAAAAGAGTTTTGGCAAGTTTGTGGTGACGTTCCGACCGTCTGACCATGTGGGTGCGCACGGTCTGGTGCAGCATTTGATCGAGGGTCACATCAAGAAGCCGTTCAAGACACCCGCACGCTTTTGGCGATTCAAATGCGGCAAAGTCTACGTGATTCACATTGCCCATCCACACGGCAATTTGGTGGTCACCACCACGGCTGGAGCAAAGGAAGGACAGCTGAAGGGATTCAGTGCGGACGTGGTTTTTCTTGGGGTGGGTTTTCTCGATAAAGAATCCCCCCTCAGGCAGAATCGATACTGGCATGAAACGGTTGGCGTAACGAAGCCCGAGATGGTCGTTCCGGTTCACTGGGACAATTTTAGCATCAAACTCTCGAAAGGATTGCAGCCCGCACCGCGCGTGGCGTTCAGCACGCGGGCGGCCGCCGACGTGCTGAAGGACAAGGCGGGTGATGACGGACCGGTGGTTCGTGCGATGGACTACGGCGATTCCTTGCTGCTGCGAGATGGCCAGGTCCGAACGGTAAGCCCGTAA
- a CDS encoding TA system VapC family ribonuclease toxin yields the protein MILSADTNVFLYAANPDSRHHKAALRFFEEEASGKQRFLLCGLVLVEIYMQLRNPAVFKQPKTAREATAFCDALRANPIWEFGDYESEVAKPLWKWTSETNTGFRHIIDARLALTLRHHGVTHFATANVKDFEGFGFERVWNPISA from the coding sequence ATGATTCTTTCCGCCGACACGAACGTCTTCCTTTACGCGGCGAATCCCGATTCGAGGCATCACAAAGCTGCCCTGCGGTTTTTTGAGGAGGAGGCTTCGGGCAAACAGCGATTTCTGCTCTGCGGTCTCGTATTAGTGGAAATTTACATGCAACTCCGCAATCCTGCCGTTTTCAAACAGCCCAAGACGGCCAGGGAAGCCACAGCTTTTTGTGATGCCCTACGCGCCAATCCGATTTGGGAGTTCGGCGATTACGAATCGGAAGTCGCCAAACCGCTCTGGAAATGGACTTCCGAGACAAACACCGGATTCCGCCACATCATCGACGCCCGCCTAGCCCTCACCCTTCGCCACCACGGCGTTACTCACTTTGCGACTGCGAATGTGAAGGATTTTGAGGGCTTTGGGTTTGAAAGAGTGTGGAATCCGATCTCGGCATGA